The following proteins are encoded in a genomic region of Rhizobium sp. CCGE531:
- a CDS encoding class I SAM-dependent methyltransferase, with amino-acid sequence MPGKPPAKPAHASRPAKPSHDARPSRDAKPLRDHGERVVEPRDAATASATPERPLMTRSGERPAERVPVILESLGAGDFHLIDSGNSLKLEQYGPYRIVRPEAQALWPPSLASHVWDNADAIFTGDTDEDGMGRWRFPREALGETWPLQLLGVDFLGRFTAFRHVGVFPEQIVHWAWMKEQGEAAKRPLKVLNLFGYTGVASLVAAAAGAEVTHVDASKKAIGWARENQALGRMEKLPIRWICEDAMKFILREERRGNKYDIILTDPPKFGRGPNGEVWHLFEHLPLMLDICREILSPKALGLVLTAYSIRASFYSIHELMRETMRGAGGVVESGELVIREAGLDGRTPGRALSTSLFSRWVPK; translated from the coding sequence ATGCCCGGCAAGCCGCCGGCAAAACCCGCGCATGCTTCAAGGCCAGCCAAGCCTTCGCATGATGCCAGGCCTTCGCGTGATGCCAAGCCTTTGCGCGATCATGGCGAGCGGGTGGTCGAGCCGCGCGATGCGGCGACCGCGTCTGCGACGCCCGAGCGCCCGCTGATGACGCGAAGCGGCGAGCGGCCGGCCGAACGCGTGCCCGTTATTCTCGAATCGCTGGGTGCCGGGGATTTTCACCTCATCGACAGCGGCAATAGCCTGAAGCTCGAGCAGTACGGTCCCTATCGCATCGTCCGGCCCGAGGCGCAGGCGCTGTGGCCGCCGTCGCTCGCCTCCCATGTCTGGGACAATGCCGATGCCATCTTCACCGGCGATACGGATGAGGACGGCATGGGCCGGTGGCGTTTCCCGCGCGAGGCGCTGGGTGAGACCTGGCCGCTGCAATTGCTCGGCGTCGATTTTCTCGGCCGTTTCACCGCCTTTCGCCATGTCGGGGTCTTCCCGGAGCAGATCGTGCACTGGGCCTGGATGAAGGAGCAGGGCGAGGCGGCGAAAAGGCCGCTGAAGGTCCTGAACCTCTTCGGCTATACCGGCGTGGCGTCTCTGGTGGCGGCAGCCGCCGGCGCGGAAGTGACCCATGTCGACGCCTCGAAGAAGGCGATCGGCTGGGCGCGCGAAAACCAGGCTTTGGGCCGCATGGAAAAGCTGCCGATCCGCTGGATCTGCGAGGATGCGATGAAGTTCATCCTGCGCGAGGAGCGGCGCGGCAACAAATACGACATTATCCTCACCGACCCGCCGAAGTTCGGCCGCGGCCCGAATGGCGAGGTCTGGCATCTGTTCGAGCACCTGCCGCTGATGCTCGATATCTGCCGCGAGATCCTGTCGCCGAAGGCGCTCGGCCTCGTGCTGACGGCCTATTCCATCCGCGCCAGCTTCTATTCGATCCATGAGCTGATGCGCGAGACGATGCGCGGCGCCGGCGGCGTGGTCGAATCCGGCGAGCTCGTCATCCGCGAGGCAGGCCTCGACGGCCGCACGCCGGGCAGGGCGCTTTCCACCTCTCTCTTCAGCCGCTGGGTGCCGAAATGA